A window of Apium graveolens cultivar Ventura chromosome 8, ASM990537v1, whole genome shotgun sequence contains these coding sequences:
- the LOC141680249 gene encoding uncharacterized protein LOC141680249: MISVAPCATCGGHHLGRACYRQTGACFLCGSMSRREKDCIVSRNPGGGGASGGSGSGSQQNPTARVFALTANQAAANSGTISGTLLVGRRDAYVLFDTGSTHSVVSLLFVHHLDVAPSLLYPHMSISTPMGNSVVISDVYRKCPIAVGDRNYEVNLLPMEMHDFDVILGMDWLSEHRATIDCQGKRVIFGDADKPEFVYQGSQPKGDVKLISALKASKLLSKGCDGYLAFVKDTSKDEPRIEDYPVVREYEDVFPDELPGLSPHREVEFTIELVPGAEPISKAPYRMAPLELQELKEQLQELLDRGFIRPSVSPWGAPVLGSSGSIVNLKVELNLVSRVKEAQKDDTGLKAIRSEVACGKQKHFRVDDEGVIWLGSKLCVPADMTIREEILKEAHKIFQRDIVRLHGVPVSIVSDRDTRFTSRFWKGFQQAWGTRLNFSTAYHPQTDEQSERTIQTLEDMLRARALEWTCDWDKYLYLVEFAYNNSWHASIGLELVRITNEKVEKVKESLKETRSRQKSYADQYRKFGGFELGDHVLLKVSPCKGVKRFGMKGKLSPRYVGPFDVMEKLGEVSYRVALPPQLSHMADKRMTRLAKMNVAKKSSEFHIRSRETVLVEHGLSPVPKKMAEKIEEATQPKDLEMTRMKRARKVFKDPRLRDRFPDFLLQAKEADEEGPNQPLRERPLLRGSKRQSQDQKRREPESSSEEEESSSEEEAEPLIKKARVEEPPKPASPKASKPSEGSSEETSAETSEDTSEGPTQETSEETTNSSSEESEPSKA; encoded by the exons ATGATTTCAGTGGCTCCTTGTGCTACTTGTGGTGGACATCATCTAGGTAGAGCTTGTTACAGACAGACTGGGGCTTGTTTCTTGTGTGGTAGCATGTCCCGTAGGGAAAAGGATTGTATAGTGTCACGCAACCCTGGTGGAGGAGGAGCTAGCGGTGGTAGTGGCAGTGGAAGTCAGCAGAATCCTACAGCCAGAGTGTTTGCACTGACGGCAAATCAGGCAGCAGCTAATTCAGGTACCATTTCAGGAACACTTCTTGTTGGTAGACGTGATGCTTATGTATTATTTGATACTGGTTCGACCCATTCTGTTGTGTCTTTATTGTTTGTTCATCATCTTGACGTTGCACCTTCATTATTATATCCTCATATGTCTATTTCTACCCCGATGGGGAATTCTGTTGTTATTTCTGATGTGTATCGAAAGTGTCCGATAGCCGTTGGAGATAGAAATTATGAGGTTAACTTGCTTCCGATGGAGATGCATGACTTTGATGTTATCTTGGGTATGGATTGGTTGAGTGAACATCGTGCCACAATTGATTGTCAAGGAAAAAGGGTGATCTTTGGGGATGCAGATAAACCAGAATTTGTATACCAAGGGTCTCAGCCGAAGGGGGATGTTAAGTTAATTTCTGCTCTAAAGGCGAGTAAATTATTGTCTAAGGGCTGTGATGGCTACCTTGCTTTCGTGAAGGATACATCGAAGGATGAACCTCGCATCGAGGATTATCCAGTTGTGAGGGAGTATGAAGATGTGTTCCCCGATGAGCTACCAGGTTTGTCACCACATAGAGAGGTGGAGTTTACTATTGAACTTGTTCCAGGTGCCGAGCCTATTTCTAAGGCGCCTTATCGAATGGCACCACTtgagttgcaagaattgaaggagcaGTTACAAGAGTTGTTGGATAGAGGATTTATTAGGCCAAGTGTGTCTCCTTGGGGCGCTCCTGTact aggATCAAGTGGTAGCATTGTAAATTTGAAAGTGGAACTGAATCTTGTTTCAAGGGTTAAGGAAGCTCAGAAGGATGATACAGGTTTGAAAGCTATTAGATCTGAGGTGGCATGTGGCAAGCAAAAACACTTTCGTGTTGATGATGAGGGCGTGATATGGTTGGGTAGTAAATTGTGTGTTCCTGCAGACATGACGATTCGTGAAgaaattttgaaggaggctcata AGATTTTTCAGCGAGATATTGTTAGACTTCATGGTGTGCCTGTGTCGATAGTTTCTGACAGGGATACGAGATTTACATCGCGTTTTTGGAAGGGCTTCCAGCAAGCTTGGGGTACGAGACTTAATTttagtacagcttatcatccgcagaccgatGAACAGTCAGAAAGGACGATCCAGACGTtggaggatatgttgagggcACGTGCTTTGGAGTGGACATGTGATTGGGATAAATATTTGTATCTGGTTGAGTTTGCGTATAATAACAGTTGGCacgcgagtattg GGCTAGAGTTGGTTAGAATCACTAATGAGAAGgtagagaaagttaaagaaagtttAAAGGAAACTCGATCTCGTCAAAAGAGTTATGCGGATCAATATCGGAAGTTTGGTGGATTTGAGCTAGGTGATCATGTGTTATTGAAGGTGTCTCCTTGTAAGGGTGTGAAGCGttttggtatgaagggaaagctTAGTCCAAGATATGTTGGCCCTTTCGACGTTATGGAGAAATTAGGGGAAGTATCTTATAGAGTTGCGTTACCACCACAACTATCTCAT ATGGCTGATAagagaatgactcgtttggccaagatgaacgtggccaaaAAGTCCAGTGAGTTCCACATTCGATCAAG ggagaccgttcttgtagaacatGGCCTTTCTCCTGTTCCTAAaaaga tggctgagaagatcgAGGAGGCTACAcagcctaaagacctggaaatgACCAGGATGAAACGCGCCAGGAAGGTCTTCAAAGACCCACGCCTCAGGGATCGCTTCCCAGATTTCTTACTCCAGGCGAAGGAAGCAGACGAGGAAGGCCCCAACCAACCTTTAC GCGAACGTCCACTTTTAAGGG GCTCAAAACGACAAAGTCAAGATCAAAAAAGGAGGGAGCCcgaatccagctctgaagaggaggaatcttcttctgaggaagaGGCCGAGCCCCTTATTAAGAAGGCAAGGGTGGAGGAGCCTCCGAAACCAGCATCCCCTAAGGCATCTAAGCCATCTGAGGGTAGTTCTGAGGAGACCTCGGCGGAGACTTCTGAAGATACTTCCGAGGGGCCAACTCaggagacgtccgaggagactaCAAATAGCAGCTCTGAAGAATCCGAGCCTTCTAAGGCCTAA